A stretch of the Glutamicibacter sp. JL.03c genome encodes the following:
- the mgrA gene encoding L-glyceraldehyde 3-phosphate reductase, with amino-acid sequence MTYSAAANRYESMPYRRVGRSGLKLPVISLGLWHNFGDDKRFDEQNAILRRAFDLGVTHFDLANNYGPPDGTAETNFGRHLAQDFKPYRDELVISSKAGHRMWPGPYGDGGSRKYLLSSLDQSLERMGLDYVDIFYSHRPDPDTPLEETMGALDQAVRSGRALYAGISSYSPGQTLEAARILKELGTPLLIHQPSYSMFNRWTEAGEPNLFQALEQAGAGSIAFSPLAQGLLTNRYLNGIPENSRATKGRFLSESSITEPILERIRGLNAIAAQRGQSLAQMAISWLLRDQSVGTPVTSALVGASSVKQLEDSLAAVDNLEFSAEELAAIDAFAAEPGGNVRA; translated from the coding sequence ATGACTTACTCCGCAGCTGCGAACCGCTACGAATCCATGCCATACCGCCGCGTTGGACGAAGCGGCCTCAAGCTCCCGGTCATCTCACTAGGACTGTGGCATAACTTCGGCGATGACAAGCGCTTCGACGAACAGAACGCCATCCTGCGCCGCGCCTTCGACCTCGGCGTCACGCATTTCGATCTGGCCAACAACTACGGTCCTCCTGATGGCACCGCGGAAACCAACTTCGGCCGGCACCTTGCCCAGGACTTCAAGCCGTACCGCGATGAACTGGTCATCTCTTCCAAGGCCGGACACCGTATGTGGCCTGGCCCGTACGGCGATGGCGGTTCGCGCAAATACCTGCTCTCCAGCCTTGACCAGTCGCTGGAGCGCATGGGCCTGGACTACGTGGACATCTTCTACAGCCACCGCCCGGACCCGGACACCCCGCTGGAAGAGACCATGGGCGCGCTGGACCAAGCGGTGCGCTCCGGACGAGCCCTGTACGCCGGCATTTCTTCCTACTCGCCCGGGCAGACACTTGAAGCTGCCCGGATCCTCAAGGAACTGGGTACGCCGCTGCTGATCCACCAGCCCAGCTATTCCATGTTCAACCGGTGGACCGAAGCTGGCGAGCCAAATCTCTTCCAGGCTCTGGAACAAGCGGGCGCCGGATCGATTGCGTTCTCCCCACTGGCCCAGGGCCTGCTCACCAACCGGTACCTGAACGGAATCCCGGAAAACTCCCGGGCAACCAAGGGCCGCTTCCTCTCGGAATCCTCGATTACCGAACCGATCCTGGAACGCATCCGTGGACTGAACGCTATTGCAGCGCAGCGCGGCCAGTCCTTGGCGCAAATGGCGATCTCCTGGTTGCTGCGCGACCAATCGGTCGGCACCCCGGTGACCTCCGCACTGGTGGGCGCTTCAAGCGTCAAGCAGCTGGAGGACTCGTTGGCAGCCGTGGACAACCTGGAATTCTCCGCGGAGGAATTGGCAGCGATCGATGCCTTCGCAGCCGAGCCCGGAGGCAACGTCCGAGCATAA